One part of the Flavobacterium johnsoniae UW101 genome encodes these proteins:
- a CDS encoding TatD family hydrolase translates to MEFFNFHTHQFTNQSNILELVNQYPQEFDESIPFYSIGIHPWYIKEDQIDLELKIIEDKLQAENCLAVGECGLDKRIEIPLEQQIIVFEKQLALAEKYKKPVVIHCVAAFQEIKAIKKKLKISVPMIIHGFSKNKQLAEQLIKDGFYLSFGKYLLKNPDLKIVFESVPNDRFFLETDTIEEDIQQVYNIASEYKNITIKELQDIISSNCKIVFESKM, encoded by the coding sequence ATGGAATTCTTTAATTTTCATACACATCAATTTACAAATCAATCTAATATACTAGAATTGGTAAATCAATATCCGCAGGAATTTGATGAATCGATTCCGTTTTATTCAATCGGAATTCATCCGTGGTATATTAAAGAAGATCAAATTGATTTAGAACTGAAAATTATTGAAGATAAACTGCAAGCCGAAAATTGCCTGGCTGTTGGTGAATGCGGTTTAGATAAACGAATCGAAATTCCGTTAGAACAGCAGATTATAGTTTTTGAAAAACAATTGGCTCTAGCCGAAAAATATAAGAAACCTGTAGTAATTCATTGTGTTGCTGCTTTTCAGGAAATTAAGGCAATTAAAAAGAAATTAAAAATTTCTGTTCCAATGATCATTCACGGTTTTTCTAAAAATAAACAACTTGCAGAACAATTAATTAAAGATGGATTTTATCTTTCGTTTGGGAAATATCTATTAAAGAATCCCGATTTAAAAATCGTTTTTGAGAGTGTTCCAAACGATCGTTTCTTTTTAGAAACCGATACAATTGAAGAAGATATCCAGCAGGTTTATAATATAGCATCAGAATATAAAAACATAACAATAAAAGAATTACAGGATATTATTTCAAGTAATTGTAAAATTGTATTTGAAAGTAAAATGTGA